One genomic window of Streptomyces sp. WP-1 includes the following:
- a CDS encoding ATP-dependent helicase, producing the protein MVSSAHRALDGFSPATRDWFTGAFSAPTAAQAGAWGAIQAGSDVLVVAPTGSGKTLAAFLAALDQLAAAPPPADPRKRCRVLYVSPLKALAVDVERNLRSPLTGIRQESVRLGLPEPEIKVGIRSGDTPAAERRALSTRPPDILITTPESLFLMLTSATRDALTGVETVILDEVHAVAGTKRGAHLALTLERLDELLPKPARRIGLSATVRPVDEIARYLSPRRKVEIVQPESGKEFDLSVVVPIEDMGELGGSPATDAADGGERPSIWPHVEERIADLVQAHRSTIVFANSRRLAERLCNRLNEIAYERATGEPLAEHHSPAQLMGGSGAAQGAPPVIARAHHGSVSKEQRALVEEDLKAGRLPAVVATSSLELGIDMGAVDLVVQVESPPSVASGLQRVGRAGHQVGAVSTGVVFPKYRGDLVQAAVVTERMRSGAIESLRVPANPLDVLAQQLVAMTALDTWQFDDLLAMVRRAAPFASLPESAFTAVLDMLAGRYPSDAFAELRPRVVWDRVAGTVTGRPGAQRLAVTSGGTIPDRGLFGVFLAGSDPKKGGGRVGELDEEMVYESRVGDVFTLGTSTWRIEDITRDRVLVSPAPGMPGRLPFWKGDQLGRPLELGRAVGAFLREVGSLSEDDARLRLLTAGLDAWAADNVLAYLREQREACGHVPDDRTIVVERFRDELGDWRVVVHSPFGAQVHAPWALALGARLSERYGMDAQVMHADDGIVLRLPDADLMSLDLLDQEPMKPGAPFPADGEQPPVGAADVAFDKGEVDQVVTEQVGGSALFASRFRECAARALLLPRRSPGKRTPLWQQRQRASQLLQVASEFGSFPIVLEAVRECLQDVFDVPGLAELMGDIESRKVRLVEVTTPEPSPFARSLLFGYVAQFLYEGDSPLAERRAAALSLDSHLLAELLGQAELRELLDAEVLTELERELQWLTEDRRIKDVEGVADVLRLLGPLTEAELVARGADPHWVRELAGARRAIKVRISGADHWAAIEDAGRLRDALGTALPVGVPEAFTEPVKDPLGDLLARYARTHGPFTSATAADRFGLGAAVTDGALQRLAASGRVVQGEFHPAGIGQEWCDATVLRRLRRRSLAALRQELEPVPPAALGQFLPQWQHIGKGHGLRGVDGLVRAVEQLQSASVPASALEKLVLPSRVANYTPSMLDELTAAGEVVWAGAGALPGKDGWVSLYLADAAPLLLPPPHPLELTALHQSVLDALSGGYGLFFRQIADQVRATTHPDATDPQLADILWDLAWSGRLTNDTLAPMRSLLGSGRTAGSTAHRAKRAVPRGRYGSLTAAARTASRTGPPTVAGRWSLLPAAEPDPTVRAHALARTLLDRHGVVTRGAVAAEGVEGGFSAVYRVLSAFEDSGQARRGYVVEGLGAAQFAMDGAVDRLRAVSTARDRGESLPAPAGGFPAPGFTGPNGFPGVDGDPHGHSPSPSGADAGFAHPGLDGDFTWPPADAGGHDSPRDLTDPFSAPGYGGPRGGGGSTGYGSGSPWGDRGPQRSRGRDRSPDSRAVVLAAADPANAYGAALSWPEPPTGAGHKPGRKAGSLVVLVEGELTLYMERGGKTLLAWPIAPDTGATDDPRLRSAAEALAAAARAGSLGTVTVERINGTPALTSPIGTLLEAAGFVATPRGLRLRA; encoded by the coding sequence ATGGTCAGCTCCGCGCATCGGGCCCTCGACGGCTTCTCCCCCGCGACCCGCGACTGGTTCACGGGGGCGTTCTCCGCGCCCACCGCGGCCCAGGCGGGCGCGTGGGGGGCCATCCAGGCGGGCTCGGACGTGCTCGTGGTCGCGCCGACCGGTTCCGGCAAGACACTGGCCGCGTTCCTCGCCGCCCTGGACCAGCTGGCCGCGGCCCCGCCCCCGGCCGACCCGAGGAAGCGCTGCCGGGTGCTGTACGTCTCGCCGCTGAAGGCCCTCGCGGTCGACGTCGAGCGCAATCTGCGCAGCCCGCTGACCGGCATCCGCCAGGAGTCGGTGCGCCTCGGCCTGCCGGAACCCGAGATCAAGGTCGGCATCCGCTCCGGCGACACCCCGGCCGCCGAGCGCCGCGCGCTGTCCACACGGCCGCCGGACATCCTGATCACCACCCCCGAGTCGCTCTTCCTGATGCTGACCTCGGCCACCCGCGACGCGCTCACGGGCGTGGAGACGGTGATCCTCGACGAGGTCCACGCGGTCGCGGGCACCAAGCGCGGCGCACATCTCGCGCTCACCCTGGAGCGCCTGGACGAACTGCTCCCCAAGCCGGCCCGCCGGATCGGCCTGTCGGCGACCGTGCGCCCGGTGGACGAGATCGCCCGCTATCTCTCGCCGCGCCGCAAGGTGGAGATCGTCCAGCCGGAGTCCGGCAAGGAGTTCGACCTCTCGGTGGTCGTGCCGATCGAGGACATGGGCGAGCTGGGCGGCTCCCCGGCCACCGACGCGGCCGACGGCGGGGAACGGCCGTCGATCTGGCCGCATGTGGAGGAGCGGATCGCCGACCTGGTCCAGGCGCACCGCTCCACCATCGTCTTCGCCAACTCCCGCCGCCTGGCCGAGCGCCTGTGCAACCGGCTCAACGAGATCGCGTACGAGCGCGCGACGGGCGAGCCGCTGGCGGAGCACCACTCCCCCGCCCAGCTGATGGGCGGCTCGGGCGCGGCCCAGGGCGCGCCCCCGGTGATCGCCCGGGCGCACCACGGCTCGGTGTCCAAGGAGCAGCGCGCGCTGGTCGAGGAGGACCTGAAGGCGGGCCGGCTGCCCGCCGTGGTCGCCACGTCCAGCCTGGAGCTGGGCATCGACATGGGCGCCGTCGATCTCGTCGTCCAGGTGGAGTCGCCGCCCTCGGTGGCCTCCGGCCTCCAGCGTGTCGGCCGCGCCGGGCACCAGGTGGGCGCCGTCTCCACCGGTGTGGTCTTCCCCAAGTACCGGGGCGATCTGGTGCAGGCGGCCGTGGTGACCGAGCGGATGCGTTCGGGCGCCATCGAGTCCCTGCGGGTGCCCGCGAACCCGCTGGACGTGCTCGCCCAGCAGCTCGTCGCCATGACGGCCCTGGACACCTGGCAGTTCGACGACCTGCTCGCCATGGTCCGCCGCGCGGCCCCCTTCGCCTCGCTCCCGGAGTCGGCGTTCACCGCGGTCCTCGACATGCTCGCGGGCCGCTACCCCTCGGACGCGTTCGCGGAACTGCGCCCCCGGGTGGTGTGGGACCGCGTGGCCGGCACCGTCACCGGCCGCCCCGGCGCCCAGCGGCTGGCCGTCACCTCCGGCGGCACCATCCCGGACCGCGGCCTGTTCGGGGTCTTCCTCGCCGGCAGCGACCCCAAGAAGGGCGGCGGCCGGGTCGGCGAGTTGGACGAGGAGATGGTCTACGAGTCCCGCGTGGGCGACGTCTTCACCCTGGGCACGAGTACCTGGCGCATCGAGGACATCACCCGCGACCGGGTCCTGGTCTCCCCCGCCCCCGGCATGCCGGGCCGGCTGCCGTTCTGGAAGGGCGACCAGCTGGGCCGCCCGCTCGAACTGGGCCGCGCGGTGGGCGCGTTCCTGCGCGAGGTCGGCTCGCTGTCCGAGGACGACGCCCGGCTGCGGCTGCTCACCGCGGGCCTGGACGCGTGGGCGGCGGACAACGTACTGGCGTATCTGCGGGAGCAGCGCGAGGCCTGCGGCCATGTCCCGGACGACCGTACGATCGTCGTGGAGCGCTTCCGGGACGAACTGGGCGACTGGCGGGTCGTCGTCCACTCCCCCTTCGGCGCCCAGGTGCACGCCCCCTGGGCGCTCGCGCTCGGCGCCCGGCTGTCCGAGCGGTACGGCATGGACGCCCAGGTGATGCACGCGGACGACGGCATCGTGCTGCGCCTGCCCGACGCCGACCTGATGAGCCTGGACCTGCTCGACCAGGAGCCCATGAAGCCGGGCGCGCCCTTCCCCGCGGACGGCGAGCAGCCGCCCGTGGGCGCGGCGGACGTCGCCTTCGACAAGGGCGAGGTCGACCAGGTGGTCACCGAACAGGTCGGCGGCTCGGCCCTGTTCGCCTCCCGGTTCCGGGAATGCGCCGCGCGCGCCCTGCTGCTGCCGCGCCGCAGCCCCGGCAAGCGCACCCCGCTGTGGCAGCAACGCCAGCGCGCCTCCCAACTGCTCCAGGTGGCGAGCGAGTTCGGCTCGTTCCCGATCGTCCTGGAGGCCGTCCGCGAATGCCTCCAGGACGTCTTCGACGTACCGGGCCTGGCCGAACTGATGGGCGACATCGAGTCCCGCAAGGTCCGCCTGGTCGAGGTCACCACCCCGGAGCCGTCCCCCTTCGCCCGTTCCCTCCTGTTCGGGTATGTCGCCCAGTTCCTGTACGAGGGCGATTCCCCGCTGGCCGAGCGCCGGGCCGCCGCGCTCTCCCTGGACTCCCATCTGCTGGCCGAACTGCTCGGACAGGCCGAGCTGCGCGAGCTGCTGGACGCCGAGGTGCTGACCGAGCTGGAGCGCGAACTCCAGTGGCTCACCGAGGACCGCCGGATCAAGGACGTGGAGGGCGTCGCCGATGTGCTGCGGCTGCTCGGCCCGCTCACCGAGGCCGAGTTGGTCGCGCGGGGCGCCGATCCGCACTGGGTGCGGGAGCTGGCCGGGGCCCGCCGGGCGATCAAGGTCCGGATCTCCGGCGCCGACCACTGGGCGGCGATCGAGGACGCGGGCCGGCTGCGCGACGCGCTCGGCACCGCCCTGCCCGTCGGCGTCCCCGAGGCCTTCACCGAACCGGTCAAGGACCCCCTCGGCGACCTCCTCGCGCGCTATGCCCGTACCCACGGCCCGTTCACCTCAGCCACCGCCGCCGACCGCTTCGGCCTGGGCGCCGCGGTCACCGACGGCGCCCTCCAGCGGCTCGCCGCGAGCGGCCGGGTGGTGCAGGGCGAGTTCCATCCGGCGGGCATCGGCCAGGAGTGGTGCGACGCCACGGTGCTCCGACGGCTGCGCCGCCGCTCCCTGGCGGCCCTGCGGCAGGAACTGGAGCCCGTACCGCCCGCCGCGCTCGGCCAGTTCCTGCCGCAGTGGCAGCACATCGGCAAGGGCCACGGCCTGCGGGGCGTCGACGGACTGGTGCGCGCCGTCGAGCAGTTGCAGAGCGCCTCGGTGCCCGCCTCCGCGCTGGAGAAGCTGGTCCTGCCGTCCCGGGTGGCGAACTACACGCCGTCGATGCTGGACGAGTTGACCGCGGCCGGCGAGGTGGTGTGGGCCGGCGCGGGCGCGCTGCCCGGCAAGGACGGCTGGGTCTCCCTCTATCTGGCGGACGCGGCACCGCTGTTGCTCCCGCCGCCGCACCCGCTGGAGCTGACCGCGCTCCACCAGTCCGTCCTGGACGCGCTGTCCGGTGGCTACGGCCTGTTCTTCCGGCAGATCGCCGACCAGGTCCGCGCCACCACGCATCCCGACGCCACCGATCCCCAACTGGCCGACATCCTCTGGGACCTGGCCTGGTCGGGCCGGCTCACCAACGACACGCTGGCGCCGATGCGTTCCCTGCTGGGCTCGGGCCGTACGGCGGGTTCGACCGCCCACCGCGCCAAGCGCGCCGTGCCGCGCGGGCGCTACGGCTCACTGACGGCCGCGGCGCGTACGGCCTCCCGTACCGGCCCGCCGACCGTCGCGGGACGCTGGTCCCTGCTGCCCGCGGCCGAGCCGGACCCCACCGTGCGCGCGCACGCCCTGGCCCGCACCCTGCTGGACCGGCACGGCGTGGTGACCCGGGGCGCGGTCGCCGCGGAGGGCGTGGAGGGCGGCTTCTCGGCGGTGTACCGGGTGCTGTCCGCCTTCGAGGACAGCGGCCAGGCCAGGCGCGGTTACGTGGTCGAGGGGCTCGGCGCGGCCCAGTTCGCCATGGACGGCGCGGTGGACCGGCTGCGCGCGGTGTCCACCGCGCGGGACCGGGGCGAGTCCCTGCCCGCCCCGGCGGGCGGCTTCCCGGCACCCGGGTTCACCGGTCCGAACGGCTTCCCGGGCGTCGACGGCGATCCGCACGGCCACAGCCCGTCCCCTTCCGGCGCCGACGCGGGCTTCGCCCACCCCGGTCTCGACGGCGACTTCACCTGGCCACCGGCCGACGCCGGTGGCCACGACTCCCCCCGCGACCTCACCGACCCCTTCTCCGCCCCCGGCTACGGCGGCCCACGGGGCGGCGGCGGATCCACCGGTTATGGTTCGGGCTCCCCCTGGGGGGACCGGGGCCCGCAGCGGAGTCGCGGCCGGGACCGCTCCCCCGACTCCCGTGCCGTCGTCCTCGCCGCGGCGGACCCGGCGAACGCCTACGGCGCGGCCCTGTCCTGGCCCGAGCCGCCGACGGGCGCCGGGCACAAGCCGGGCCGCAAGGCGGGTTCCCTGGTCGTCCTGGTGGAGGGCGAGCTGACCCTGTACATGGAGCGCGGCGGCAAGACCCTCCTCGCCTGGCCGATCGCTCCGGACACCGGCGCCACGGACGACCCCCGGCTGCGTTCGGCCGCCGAAGCCCTGGCCGCCGCCGCCCGCGCCGGCTCCCTCGGCACGGTCACCGTGGAACGGATCAACGGCACCCCGGCCCTGACCTCCCCCATCGGCACCCTGCTGGAGGCGGCGGGCTTCGTGGCCACACCACGGGGGCTGCGCCTGAGGGCGTGA
- a CDS encoding Fpg/Nei family DNA glycosylase encodes MPEGDTVWQAARRLHEALAGEVLTRSDFRVPKYATADLTGRRVLSTVPRGKHLLTRFEGGLTLHTHLRMEGAWKVYGTGERWRGGPGYQIRVILGTFDRTAVGYRLPVLELLRTTEEERVVGHLGPDLLGPDWDPERALANLRTDPARPLGEALLDQRNLAGIGNVYKSELCFLLGVTPWLPVGALPADRAEKLPGLAHRLLEANRERPVRQTTGLRHQDLFVYGRAPRPCLRCRTQVRVADQGDGSQERPTYWCPTCQTGPAPAPGTPQRRRERHRRTPG; translated from the coding sequence ATGCCCGAAGGTGACACGGTCTGGCAGGCCGCGCGGCGGTTGCACGAGGCGCTCGCGGGTGAGGTGCTCACCCGTAGCGACTTCCGGGTGCCGAAATACGCGACCGCCGATCTCACCGGCCGCCGGGTACTGAGCACGGTTCCGCGCGGCAAACACCTGCTCACCCGCTTCGAGGGCGGCCTGACCCTGCACACACATCTGCGCATGGAGGGCGCGTGGAAGGTGTACGGCACGGGCGAGCGCTGGCGTGGCGGTCCCGGGTACCAGATCCGCGTGATCCTCGGCACCTTCGACCGCACGGCCGTCGGTTACCGCCTCCCCGTGCTCGAACTGCTGCGCACCACCGAGGAGGAGCGGGTGGTGGGCCACCTCGGCCCCGATCTGCTCGGCCCCGACTGGGATCCGGAGCGCGCGCTGGCCAATCTGCGCACGGACCCCGCCCGCCCCCTCGGCGAGGCCCTGCTCGACCAGCGCAATCTGGCCGGGATCGGCAACGTCTACAAGAGCGAGCTGTGCTTCCTGCTCGGCGTCACCCCCTGGCTGCCGGTCGGCGCGCTCCCCGCAGACCGCGCCGAGAAGCTGCCCGGCCTCGCGCACCGGCTGCTGGAGGCCAACCGCGAGCGCCCGGTCCGACAGACCACGGGCCTGCGCCACCAGGACCTGTTCGTGTACGGCCGCGCGCCCCGCCCCTGTCTGCGCTGCCGCACCCAGGTCCGCGTGGCCGACCAGGGCGACGGCTCCCAGGAACGCCCCACCTACTGGTGCCCCACCTGCCAGACCGGCCCCGCCCCGGCGCCGGGCACCCCCCAGCGCCGGCGCGAGCGGCACCGTCGTACCCCCGGCTGA
- a CDS encoding Dps family protein yields the protein MYVVKSPLADADLKAVAEALQGALVDLVDLSLVAKQIHWNVVGPRFRSIHLQLDEVVASARTHSDTVAERASALGVPPDGRAATVSSTSGIKTTPSGWIKDGDAVGAMVDALGSVITRMRERVHTTEEPDPVSQDIFIQITADLEKHHWMFQAENA from the coding sequence ATGTACGTCGTGAAGAGCCCGTTGGCCGACGCGGACCTGAAGGCCGTGGCCGAGGCGCTGCAAGGCGCCCTGGTCGACCTGGTGGACCTGTCCCTGGTCGCCAAGCAGATCCACTGGAACGTCGTCGGGCCCCGCTTCCGTTCCATCCACCTCCAGCTGGACGAGGTCGTCGCCTCCGCCCGCACCCACTCCGACACGGTGGCCGAGCGGGCCTCCGCGCTGGGCGTCCCGCCCGACGGCCGCGCCGCCACGGTTTCCTCGACCAGCGGCATCAAGACCACCCCGTCCGGCTGGATCAAGGACGGGGACGCGGTCGGGGCGATGGTGGACGCCCTCGGCTCCGTCATCACCCGGATGCGGGAGCGCGTGCACACCACCGAGGAGCCGGACCCGGTGTCCCAGGACATCTTCATCCAGATAACCGCCGACCTGGAGAAGCATCACTGGATGTTCCAGGCGGAGAACGCGTAG
- a CDS encoding helix-turn-helix domain-containing protein, with protein sequence MILLRRLLGDVLRRQRQRQGRTLREVSSSARVSLGYLSEVERGQKEASSELLSAICDALDVRMSELMREVSDELALAELAQSAAATEPVPTPVRPMLGSVSVTGVPPERVTIKAPAKAVDVVAA encoded by the coding sequence ATGATTCTGCTCCGTCGCCTGCTGGGTGACGTGCTGCGTCGGCAGCGCCAACGCCAGGGCCGTACTCTGCGCGAAGTCTCCTCGTCCGCCCGAGTCTCACTCGGCTATCTCTCCGAGGTGGAGCGGGGGCAGAAGGAGGCTTCCTCCGAGCTGCTCTCCGCCATCTGCGACGCGCTGGACGTACGGATGTCGGAACTCATGCGTGAAGTGAGCGACGAACTGGCGCTCGCCGAGCTGGCCCAGTCCGCCGCGGCCACCGAGCCCGTACCCACGCCGGTCCGTCCGATGCTGGGTTCCGTCTCGGTGACCGGTGTGCCACCGGAACGGGTGACCATCAAGGCACCCGCGAAGGCGGTGGACGTGGTCGCCGCCTGA
- a CDS encoding CinA family protein produces the protein MSSPATELVRLLTVRGETLAVAESLTGGLVAAEITAVPGASKVFRGSVTAYATELKHRLLGVDAALLERCGAVDPQVAAEMAAGVRKALDADWGIATTGVAGPDPQDGQPVGTVFVAADGPLTPPAPSAGGGKVEALRLNGSRTEIRRESVRSVLALLLERIAGEQFGNERTQDTERNGGF, from the coding sequence GTGAGTTCCCCGGCCACCGAACTGGTGCGACTACTGACAGTGAGGGGCGAGACCCTCGCGGTCGCCGAGTCGCTCACGGGTGGCCTGGTGGCGGCGGAGATCACCGCGGTACCCGGAGCCTCCAAGGTGTTCCGGGGCTCGGTCACCGCCTACGCCACGGAACTCAAGCACCGGCTGCTGGGCGTCGACGCCGCCCTGCTGGAGCGGTGCGGAGCGGTGGATCCGCAGGTCGCGGCCGAGATGGCGGCCGGGGTGCGCAAGGCTCTGGACGCCGACTGGGGCATCGCGACCACCGGGGTCGCGGGACCCGACCCGCAGGACGGGCAGCCGGTCGGCACGGTCTTCGTGGCCGCTGACGGGCCGCTGACGCCCCCCGCGCCCTCCGCCGGTGGCGGAAAAGTGGAGGCCCTGCGGTTGAACGGCAGCCGTACGGAAATCCGTAGAGAGAGTGTACGGAGCGTACTCGCCCTGCTCCTGGAGCGGATCGCGGGCGAACAGTTCGGGAATGAGCGGACGCAGGATACGGAACGGAACGGGGGGTTTTGA
- the pgsA gene encoding CDP-diacylglycerol--glycerol-3-phosphate 3-phosphatidyltransferase — translation MTGVPASAAGGSSGAQGARGTAAAADGVASEVSGPASAPGRSAPAGPSAPGRPAGADATAEGRPARGGKITAAAVNQASVWNVANLLTMLRLVLVPGFVALMLANGGYDPAWRSLAWAAFAVAMITDLFDGHLARTYNLVTDFGKIADPIADKAIMGAALICLSSLGDLPWWVTIVILGRELGITLMRFLVIRYGVIPASRGGKLKTLTQGVAVGMYVLALTGWLATLRFWVMAAAVVLTVVTGLDYVRQAIVLRRQGIAERAAALEETEA, via the coding sequence ATGACCGGAGTCCCGGCATCCGCCGCGGGCGGCTCCTCCGGCGCGCAGGGCGCGCGGGGCACCGCCGCCGCTGCCGACGGCGTTGCGTCCGAGGTCTCCGGTCCCGCGTCCGCCCCCGGCCGGTCCGCTCCGGCCGGCCCGTCTGCTCCCGGCCGCCCCGCCGGCGCCGACGCCACGGCCGAGGGCAGGCCCGCGCGCGGTGGCAAGATCACGGCCGCGGCGGTCAACCAGGCGAGCGTGTGGAACGTCGCCAATCTGCTGACCATGCTCCGGCTGGTCCTGGTGCCGGGTTTCGTGGCGCTGATGCTGGCGAACGGCGGCTACGACCCGGCCTGGCGCTCGCTGGCCTGGGCGGCCTTCGCCGTCGCGATGATCACCGACCTGTTCGACGGTCATCTCGCGCGCACCTACAACCTGGTCACCGACTTCGGGAAGATCGCCGACCCCATCGCCGACAAGGCGATCATGGGGGCGGCGCTGATCTGTCTGTCCTCCCTCGGCGATCTGCCGTGGTGGGTGACGATCGTGATCCTCGGCCGGGAACTCGGCATCACACTGATGCGTTTTCTGGTCATTCGCTACGGCGTGATCCCGGCCAGCCGCGGCGGCAAGCTGAAGACCCTGACCCAGGGCGTGGCCGTCGGCATGTATGTGCTGGCGCTCACCGGGTGGCTGGCCACCCTGCGGTTCTGGGTGATGGCAGCGGCGGTCGTCCTGACCGTCGTCACCGGTCTCGACTATGTAAGACAAGCCATTGTGCTGCGCAGGCAGGGAATCGCCGAGCGCGCGGCGGCGTTGGAGGAGACGGAAGCGTGA
- the rimO gene encoding 30S ribosomal protein S12 methylthiotransferase RimO → MPERRTVALVTLGCARNEVDSEELAGRLEADGWQLVEDAEDADVAVVNTCGFVEAAKKDSVDALLEANDLKGHGRTRAVVAVGCMAERYGKELAEALPEADGVLGFDDYTDISDRLQTILSGGIHASHTPRDRRKLLPISPAERQDQAASVALPGHGPTDLPEGLAPASGPRAPLRRRLDGAPVASVKLASGCDRRCSFCAIPSFRGSFISRRPSDVLNESRWLAEQGVKEIMLVSENNTSYGKDLGDIRLLESLLPELAGIDGIERIRVSYLQPAEMRPGLIDVLTSTPKIAPYFDLSFQHSAPAVLRSMRRFGDTDRFLELLDTIRSKAPEAGVRSNFIVGFPGESEGDLAELERFLNGARLDAIGVFGYSDEEGTEAATYDNKLDEDVVAERLAHISRLAEELVSQRAEERVGESVHVMVESVDEVEGVYGRAAHQAPETDGQVLLTSGEGLAVGRMVEAKVVGTEGVDLVAEPLTGSLACSEEAGR, encoded by the coding sequence ATGCCTGAACGCCGTACCGTCGCACTCGTCACTCTCGGCTGCGCTCGTAACGAGGTGGATTCCGAGGAGCTCGCAGGCCGTTTGGAGGCGGACGGCTGGCAGCTGGTCGAGGACGCCGAGGACGCCGACGTCGCCGTCGTGAACACCTGTGGCTTTGTCGAGGCCGCCAAGAAGGACTCCGTCGACGCCCTCCTGGAGGCCAACGACCTCAAGGGCCACGGCAGAACCCGGGCCGTCGTGGCGGTGGGCTGCATGGCCGAGCGGTACGGCAAGGAACTGGCCGAGGCGCTCCCCGAGGCCGACGGCGTGCTCGGCTTCGACGACTACACCGACATCTCCGACCGCCTCCAGACCATCCTGTCCGGCGGCATCCACGCCTCGCACACCCCGCGCGACCGCCGCAAGCTGCTGCCGATCAGCCCGGCCGAGCGCCAGGACCAGGCCGCCTCGGTCGCGCTGCCCGGCCACGGCCCCACCGACCTGCCCGAGGGCCTGGCGCCCGCCTCGGGCCCCCGCGCGCCCCTGCGCCGCCGGCTGGACGGCGCCCCGGTCGCCTCGGTGAAGCTCGCCTCCGGCTGCGACCGGCGCTGCTCCTTCTGCGCCATCCCGTCCTTCCGCGGCTCCTTCATCTCCCGCCGCCCCAGCGATGTGCTCAACGAGTCCCGCTGGCTGGCCGAGCAGGGCGTGAAGGAGATCATGCTGGTCTCCGAGAACAACACGTCGTACGGCAAGGACCTCGGCGACATCCGCCTGCTGGAGTCCCTGCTGCCCGAACTGGCCGGGATCGACGGCATCGAGCGGATCCGGGTGAGCTACCTCCAGCCGGCCGAGATGCGCCCCGGGCTGATCGACGTACTGACCTCGACGCCCAAGATCGCGCCGTACTTCGACCTCTCCTTCCAGCACTCGGCGCCCGCCGTGCTGCGCTCCATGCGCCGCTTCGGCGACACCGACCGCTTCCTGGAACTGCTCGACACCATCCGCTCCAAGGCCCCCGAGGCCGGTGTGCGCTCCAACTTCATCGTCGGCTTCCCCGGCGAGAGCGAGGGGGACCTCGCCGAGCTGGAGCGCTTCCTGAACGGCGCCCGCCTGGACGCCATCGGCGTCTTCGGCTACTCCGACGAGGAGGGCACCGAGGCGGCCACGTACGACAACAAGCTGGACGAGGACGTCGTGGCCGAGCGGCTGGCCCACATCTCCCGGCTCGCCGAGGAGCTGGTCTCGCAGCGCGCCGAGGAGCGCGTCGGCGAGAGCGTGCACGTCATGGTGGAGTCGGTGGACGAGGTGGAGGGCGTGTACGGCCGCGCCGCGCACCAGGCGCCCGAGACCGACGGCCAGGTGCTGCTCACGAGCGGCGAGGGCCTCGCCGTGGGACGTATGGTCGAGGCGAAGGTGGTCGGTACGGAGGGTGTCGACCTGGTGGCCGAGCCGCTGACCGGCTCGCTCGCGTGTAGTGAGGAGGCGGGCAGATGA
- a CDS encoding helix-turn-helix domain-containing protein, whose amino-acid sequence MSIGNSPEDERPFPDESQEARISVGRALHQARIAAGLTVDDVSSATRVRLAIVHAIEADDFGPCGGAVYARGHIRNLARAVHLDPEPLVAQYDAEHGGRPAPTPAAPLFEAERIRPERRGPNWTAAMVAAIVVVIGFVGFTAVKGGDGGSDSKSQLAEGSASAAGKAASPAPTKAKPVDPAPEPSDSAIAAAPQDKVTVQVSAPNGRSWISAKDHNGRMLFDGLLDKGQSKTFQDSAKINLILGDAGAIELYVNGKKIEDNFRPGAVERLTYTKGDPVAG is encoded by the coding sequence GTGTCCATCGGCAACTCCCCTGAAGACGAGCGTCCCTTCCCAGACGAGTCCCAGGAAGCCCGAATCTCCGTGGGCCGTGCCCTCCATCAGGCGCGGATCGCGGCCGGGCTCACCGTGGACGACGTCAGCAGCGCCACTCGTGTCCGCCTCGCCATCGTGCACGCCATCGAGGCGGACGACTTCGGCCCCTGCGGCGGTGCCGTGTACGCGCGCGGCCACATCCGAAACCTGGCCAGGGCCGTCCATCTCGATCCCGAGCCGTTGGTCGCCCAGTACGACGCCGAGCACGGTGGCCGGCCCGCGCCCACCCCCGCCGCACCCCTGTTCGAGGCCGAGCGGATCCGCCCCGAGCGCCGGGGCCCCAACTGGACCGCGGCGATGGTCGCCGCGATCGTCGTGGTGATCGGTTTCGTCGGCTTCACCGCGGTCAAGGGCGGCGACGGCGGAAGCGACTCCAAGTCGCAGCTCGCCGAGGGCTCCGCGTCCGCCGCCGGCAAGGCCGCCTCGCCCGCGCCCACCAAGGCCAAGCCCGTCGACCCGGCTCCGGAGCCCAGTGACAGCGCCATCGCGGCCGCTCCGCAGGACAAGGTCACCGTGCAGGTCAGCGCGCCCAACGGACGCAGCTGGATCTCGGCCAAGGACCACAACGGGCGGATGCTCTTCGACGGCCTGCTGGACAAGGGCCAGTCCAAGACCTTCCAGGACAGCGCCAAGATCAACCTGATCCTCGGCGACGCCGGCGCGATCGAGCTGTATGTGAACGGCAAGAAGATCGAGGACAACTTCCGGCCCGGCGCCGTGGAGCGCCTGACGTACACCAAGGGCGACCCGGTCGCGGGCTGA